Within Acidiferrobacterales bacterium, the genomic segment CCGCCATCAGGTTGTTCGTAGCTTATGCCGATTGATGAAGCTCTTTTCTTGTCCTCACCGCGGCAGTTGTTTGAAGAGGGCCAGGAACAGCCATCGTAGTCACCGTCCGAATTTACCAATAGAGTTGAAGCGGTTATTTCCATTTCATTCGAGATCTGAGTGCCAACCTTGAGGTGTGCGCTCGTTTGTCGCAAACCATCGGCTTCGGTATTGTCAGATTTTGCCGAAATCCCCCTGGACTGTGTCTGACTCATCGCGACCGACCCGTAACTTCCCCCGCTAGCGAAGGCAACATAGGAATTCAGTTTGGTTGTACGCAAAGAACCTTGTTCCACACTTACTATGGCAGTTGTACCTTCATCTGGAATTGGACTTGTGATGTCGATTACGCCACCGATCGCCTCACTTCCATAGATTGAGCTTTGCGGTCCTCGCAGCACTTCAATTCTGTCAGCTGCAAAAGCGGGTAAGTGTTGAAAATAGACTCCGTCATAGAAAGCCGGATCGGATAATTCAATCCCATCAAAAAGGACCAATGTGTGATTGCTTTCCGACCCGCGTATCCGAACGTCTGTCAGCCCGGAAGGGGAATATTGGCTGACTGCCAGACCGGGCACTTCTCGGAGCATTTCGTGAACATGTGTAACGTTTCGTTTGGAAATGTCCTTCTTGTCGAAGACAGTGACACTGCTTCCGACATGCTTAGCTGGAACTGAAACACGACTTGCCGAGACCACGACTTCTTCGCCTGTCGATTCGGCTTTATCGTTCTCGTCGGTATTCGTTTGAGCTATTGCAGATATCGGCAAGACAGCGAATAAGAGTACAGAAAGTAAAATCAGATATTGATAAGTTTTACCGATATTGATTAACTGGGTGATTATGTGCATATTGTGACGACCCCACTGTGTATAGAAAGCTATCGGCATGAATTCTTGTACACACGGGTAGAACCGCCTCGAAACCCACGTTCGTGTCAGGATGACCGAACATTGTTCCGGTAGTTCTGTCTGAATGGATTTTTCCCATAACTGTGGTGAACCTATGCCGTTTTACAATAGGCGCGTCACCACCAACGGGTGTCCGTTCCGCAAGCACACCCCGTACTGCGGTTGGGTAACGCTGGCAACGGCAGGTTTCCTGGCTCGCGGGTCAAGCACTCTTGCTTTGCCTTCCCAGTTTCCCAGTGGCTTCATCAAGCAATCGCTAACCGCATACAGTTGCGAGGGCAGCCAAGGCTTCAGATATTTATGTAATCCTGACCTTGTTCCTTATTGCTTCCCTTGAATAAGGGAACCATTGCTAGGGTAGAGTATACGAAATTTTTCGATGATCAAAAGGCTTTGTGCCGGTTCACTGCATATAACGACATCTGGGCGTAGATTCGTATGGGCGCGGCATGCCTGCATTGGCCCAGTTGCTGGTCGAGTTTTGCAGGACGGAGGTAGACCCCACTGATGAGTTGCCGCCTGTTTCAGATTCCGCAGAGTCTGACCTCGACTATCGTCCTGGCGCGATTCGGAAAAACAGTGAGTTGGTGGATTGGCAGTCGTGATGACACAACTTCTAAAAAAATGTGGATAGCTGAGGCAAGACATGGCCTTGTCCGGTAATTGGACCATGGTAGTACTAATTGCTTGCAAGGGTATGGATGCACAAATTCTCCACCCTGATCGAAATTGGAGAAAAGAATTATTCAATCTGATTGCGTAATCTGTAACTTGTGCTGCGTCCTCCCCCGGAGTTCTGAATCAAGATGCCACGCTCTTTCAGGTCCTGAATATCCCTGAGAGCAGTGTCATTGGAGCACTTTGCAAGCTTCGCATATTTGGATGTGTTCATATATCCGGTAAAGTCATGCTCAAGCATGCGATTGATGATCAGCCGCTGACGTTCACCAACGGGCCGTTGATTAATCAACTGCCAAAGTTGTGCTTTGTACAAAACGTTACCAGCGGTAGTTTCTGCATTCGATATGGCTCGTCCCAGACAATCCAAGAACCATTCCAGCCAGCCTGTGATTTCCAGTGTGCTTCGCTGTTGTTTTTCAAGTTGGTCGTAATAATCCTCGCGTTCGGATGCAATCTGGGCAGATAAGCTGTAGAATCGCTCCGCTACGCCATCCGCGCGTGCCAGAGCCATGTCACCGATAGCCCTGGCGACCCGACCATTCCCGTCTTCAAAGGGATGGACAGTCACAAACCAAAAATGAGCAATGCCAGCCTTGAGCACAGGGTCTATGTCATGACTGTTGTTAAACCAGTCCATAAACATTTGCATTTCGTTTTCCAGTTGATTTGCGTCCGGCGCTTCAAAGTGAACGTTCATACGACCTAAAGGACCGGAGACTACCTGCATCGGTCCTGAAGCCATTGTGCGCCATTCGCCGACAACGATAGGACTGAAGCCGCTGTTCCCAGTCGGAAACAGCACAGCTTGCCAGTGACACAACCGTTTCTTCGTCAGAGGTCTGGAAAAATGCTGTGTTGCATCCAGCAAGATATCCACAATGCCTTCCACATTACGGTCGGTTGGCGCAAGTCCGGCAACCCCAATCCCTAGTTTTCGTGCAATAGATGAGCGAACATCTTTCGGGTCGAGTTTCATACCCTCAATCGCCGAGGACTGGACAGCATCGTAATTTAAGGTATTAAGATTGGCCTCTTGCCTGAGCTCAAGTCCAAGACCTTCCATTCGGCCTAGAAGACGACCCTGGCGATAGCGTATGTCAGCCAGCTTCGGGGTAATGGTTTCGACATCCCAAACGAAATTTGGCCAATCGTGATGTTCGTGTATCCACATTTTTATCACCGCATAATATGCGGCGATAAAAATG encodes:
- a CDS encoding Fic family protein — encoded protein: MWIHEHHDWPNFVWDVETITPKLADIRYRQGRLLGRMEGLGLELRQEANLNTLNYDAVQSSAIEGMKLDPKDVRSSIARKLGIGVAGLAPTDRNVEGIVDILLDATQHFSRPLTKKRLCHWQAVLFPTGNSGFSPIVVGEWRTMASGPMQVVSGPLGRMNVHFEAPDANQLENEMQMFMDWFNNSHDIDPVLKAGIAHFWFVTVHPFEDGNGRVARAIGDMALARADGVAERFYSLSAQIASEREDYYDQLEKQQRSTLEITGWLEWFLDCLGRAISNAETTAGNVLYKAQLWQLINQRPVGERQRLIINRMLEHDFTGYMNTSKYAKLAKCSNDTALRDIQDLKERGILIQNSGGGRSTSYRLRNQIE